A portion of the Apus apus isolate bApuApu2 chromosome 3, bApuApu2.pri.cur, whole genome shotgun sequence genome contains these proteins:
- the SHLD1 gene encoding shieldin complex subunit 1 isoform X2 — MWGYSLCRMVASGKGQNNLPSAVPASFSAGGSEKANERCYPKAGLCEPTEPNDAALPWMYEHDSVKDNSVRESLDGFYKMYCKKRPDRLDSTYEAASQCLSQKISELANQDGKKYVLRCLQMAQVVLNRDGCKIFPNHPTTACFSKPAEGEVVLEHRKTTPGLSDDVLQFLLKQTWTEHSPDVPHMK; from the coding sequence GACAGAACAATCTACCCTCTGCAGTTCCTGCGAGCTTTTCTGCTGGAGGCTCTGAGAAAGCAAATGAGAGATGTTATCCAAAAGCAGGGCTGTGTGAGCCCACTGAACCTAATGATGCTGCTCTCCCATGGATGTATGAACATGACAGTGTGAAAGATAACAGCGTCAGGGAATCTCTTGATGGCTTCTACAAAATGTATTGCAAAAAACGGCCAGACAGATTGGATTCCACCTACGAGGCTGCATCACAATGTCTGTCCCAGAAGATTTCAGAGCTAGCCAAccaggatggaaaaaaatacgTGTTGCGTTGCCTGCAAATGGCCCAGGTGGTCTTGAACAGAGATGGGTGTAAGATCTTTCCAAACCACCCCACTACTGCTTGTTTTTCAAAGCCAGCTGAGGGAGAAGTTGTCTTGGAACACAGAAAGACAACACCTGGACTCTCAGATGATGTCCTGCAATTTCTCTTGAAACAGACATGGACAGAACATAGCCCAGATGTACCACATATGAAATGA